One segment of Prinia subflava isolate CZ2003 ecotype Zambia chromosome 11, Cam_Psub_1.2, whole genome shotgun sequence DNA contains the following:
- the LOC134555938 gene encoding transcription cofactor HES-6-like isoform X1: MAPGRERPPRAEGCAEPRADRRTKKPLVEKKRRARINESLRELRLLLADGEFQAKLENAEVLERTVRRVRAVLERRARGECRPGGRRGAPGPARASPAPLSVRRGAGGGRRLLEASERFAAGYIQCMHEVHTFVSSCPGIDATTAAELLNHLLESMPLSEGGCPDSVTDASGEPALGPWPAAPALALAPGARPGPAPPGPALSPCPSEETCSDSDEAEPGQTCTDGLDASQTQGLPSPGSPKSMWRPW, encoded by the exons ATGGCGCCGGGCAGGGAGCGCCCGCCGCGGGCCGAGGGCTGCGCCGAGCCCCGCGCCGACCGGAGG ACGAAGAAGCCGCTAGTGGAGAAGAAGCGCCGGGCGCGCATCAACGAGAGCCTGCGGGAGCTGCGGCTGTTGCTGGCCGACGGCGAG TTTCAGGCGAAGCTGGAGAACGCGGAGGTGCTGGAGCGGACGGTGCGGCGGGTGCGGGCCGTGCTGGAGCGCCGCGCCCGCGGTGAGTGCCGgcccggggggcggcggggggcgcccggcccggcccgcgcctcACCCGCGCCCCTCTCTGTCCGCCGCGGCGCagggggcgggcggcggctccTCGAGGCCAGCGAGCGCTTCGCCGCCGGGTACATCCAGTGCATGCACGAGGTGCACACCTTCGTCTCCAGCTGCCCCGGCATTGACGCCACCACGGCCGCCGAGCTGCTCAACCACCTGCTGGAGTCCATGCCCCTCAGCGAGGGCGGCTGCCCGGACTCGGTCACGGACGCTTCGGGGGAGCCCGCGCTCGGGCCCTGGCCCGCCGCCCCAGCGCTGGCCCTGGCGCCCGgagcccgccccggcccggcgccgcccggcccggcgctctCGCCCTGCCCCAGCGAAGAGACCTGCTCCGACTCGGACGAGGCCGAGCCGGGCCAGACCTGCACGGACGGACTGGACGCGTCCCAGACGCAGGGCCTGCCCTCGCCCGGCTCGCCCAAATCCATGTGGAGACCCTGGTAA
- the LOC134555938 gene encoding transcription cofactor HES-6-like isoform X2, which produces MAPGRERPPRAEGCAEPRADRRTKKPLVEKKRRARINESLRELRLLLADGEFQAKLENAEVLERTVRRVRAVLERRARGGGRRLLEASERFAAGYIQCMHEVHTFVSSCPGIDATTAAELLNHLLESMPLSEGGCPDSVTDASGEPALGPWPAAPALALAPGARPGPAPPGPALSPCPSEETCSDSDEAEPGQTCTDGLDASQTQGLPSPGSPKSMWRPW; this is translated from the exons ATGGCGCCGGGCAGGGAGCGCCCGCCGCGGGCCGAGGGCTGCGCCGAGCCCCGCGCCGACCGGAGG ACGAAGAAGCCGCTAGTGGAGAAGAAGCGCCGGGCGCGCATCAACGAGAGCCTGCGGGAGCTGCGGCTGTTGCTGGCCGACGGCGAG TTTCAGGCGAAGCTGGAGAACGCGGAGGTGCTGGAGCGGACGGTGCGGCGGGTGCGGGCCGTGCTGGAGCGCCGCGCCCGCG ggggcgggcggcggctccTCGAGGCCAGCGAGCGCTTCGCCGCCGGGTACATCCAGTGCATGCACGAGGTGCACACCTTCGTCTCCAGCTGCCCCGGCATTGACGCCACCACGGCCGCCGAGCTGCTCAACCACCTGCTGGAGTCCATGCCCCTCAGCGAGGGCGGCTGCCCGGACTCGGTCACGGACGCTTCGGGGGAGCCCGCGCTCGGGCCCTGGCCCGCCGCCCCAGCGCTGGCCCTGGCGCCCGgagcccgccccggcccggcgccgcccggcccggcgctctCGCCCTGCCCCAGCGAAGAGACCTGCTCCGACTCGGACGAGGCCGAGCCGGGCCAGACCTGCACGGACGGACTGGACGCGTCCCAGACGCAGGGCCTGCCCTCGCCCGGCTCGCCCAAATCCATGTGGAGACCCTGGTAA